A window of the Tachyglossus aculeatus isolate mTacAcu1 chromosome 2, mTacAcu1.pri, whole genome shotgun sequence genome harbors these coding sequences:
- the PPP1R17 gene encoding protein phosphatase 1 regulatory subunit 17: MTRAFEGLCPHGLWWFHTPKARVIGKVFHDSQYSSRCSLVAYGDSLKSRTKMDQELEIVIFIDFPQAQRYCFPDSSEVFQTSFHKSPHTRKKPMNGVQIRAQLKGYFRCREVATNTISIITERALTLFLNNNERRNSEIRRPGGQSNSSRAERACSISLSSAPISCLPAFLHSCDELSDKPIRTSDFRKKTPVFQTMQQSLHTESEQKKPRRKDTPAIHIPPFIPGVLTEHLLQTSDIQEKPSEDGMVSQSHNPNLEQKKPRRKDTPALHAPHFASGTRLLRGERHKVILEDEEKEGENIPV, from the exons ATGACTCGGGCTTTTGAGGGCTTGTGTCCCCATGGCTTGTGGTGG TTTCACACACCCAAGGCTCGTGTTATCGGAAAAGTGTTCCATGACTCCCAGTATTCCAGCCGGTGTTCCCTGGTGGCTTATGG TGACAGCTTGAAGAGTAGGACGAAAATGGATCAGGAACTCGAAATTGTGATTTTCATTGACTTCCCCCAAGCCCAAAGG TACTGCTTTCCAGATTCCTCTGAGGTCTTCCAGACTTCCTTTCACAAATCACCTCACACCA GAAAGAAGCCAATGAATGGGGTCCAGATTAGGGCTCAGCTGAAGGGCTATTTCAGGTGTCGTGAAGTGGCTACTAACACAATAAGCATCATCACAGAAAGGGCCCTCACTTTATTCCTCAACAACAATGAAAGGAGGAATTCAGAG ATAAGGAGACCAGGAGGTCAGAGCAACAGCAGCAGAGCAGAAAGGGCCTGCTCTATCTCGCTCAGCTCAGCTCCTATTTCCTGCCTACCAGCTTTTCTGCACAGTTG CGACGAACTTTCAGACAAGCCGATTAGAACCAGTGACTTCAGGAAGAAAACTCCAGTATTCCAGACAATGCAACAATCTTTGCACACTGAGTCGGAGCAGAAGAAGCCACGGAGGAAAGATACCCCGGCCATCCACATTCCCCCTTTCATCCcag gtgtcctcactgagcacttactgcagaccAGTGATATCCAGGAGAAACCCTCTGAGGATGGGATGGTATCTCAAAGTCACAATCCCAACCTGGAGCAGAAAAAACCACGGAGGAAAGATACCCCCGCATTGCATGCACCCCACTTTGCTTCAG